The Pectobacterium wasabiae CFBP 3304 DNA segment TTCTCGCCTAAGCGAGCTGATTTCCTGTAATGCCTCAAAGCGTGGTCGACATATCGTCGGCCACGCTTTCGCAATACCCTGCGGTGTCTGTTTTTTTCTCCTTCCGCTTCTTTATTCTTATACCAAATGCTCAGCAGTCAGTTGATTCAGTGAGTCCAACTTATAGTCGGCCAGCGCCCAGCGTGCGTCAGCACGAAATTCAGTCTGTGGAATAACGATGGAACGCATACGCGCCGCTTTGGTTGCAATCATGCCATTTACCGAATCTTCCAGCGTAACGCACTGTGCAGGAGAAACACCGAGTCCGTTTGCGGCATTTAAATACACTTCGGGATGAGGTTTGCTATACGGCAATGTTTCGGCTGACATCAGGACATCAAAGTAGCGATCCAGCTTAAACATGCGCAGCACCTGCTGCTGCATGTGGAGTGGTGAAGCGGAAGCCAGTCCAATTTTAAGGTTCTGCTCACGACACAGTTGCAGAGCATATTCTACGCCGGGTAGGAGAGGACGTTGCTTGGCAACGAGTTCGATGGCGCGATCGATAATGCGGTGGACGACCTCGTCTCGTGCTGGTGCCACCCAGGGCGAACGTTGATACCAGAGTTCGACCACCATATCGATGCGTAAACCCAGTGTATCTTGCATGGATTCCCGCAGTGAAATATCAACGCCTAGCGAAGCGATCACTTCCAGCTCGGCCTTATCCCACAGGGGTTCGGAATCAATCAGCAGCCCATCCATATCAAAAATTGCCGCTCGTATAGAGGAATCAAAGGACATACCACGGGCTCCGTCAGCAAAGGAAAAGAATGTTTAGTGGTAAACTATACCTTAAATAAGTCAGGGGGCAGGATAAAACGCTAGCATTTTGAGCAATACGTGGTCCATGCAAGGGCTAAGTCATAGCCAGCACACAGGCAGCTCGAAGCAGGATGGTGGCAAGTGGTTATTGTGGCTTATCAGGCGGTGCGGGAGATAAAGTGTTGACTGCACGTAAACTTACAGTAGGCTACCCGTCGTACTAAAACGATATATTATCGATGTTGCGTCGCTAAGAAGGGGTTCTCATGACGTATCAACAGGCTGGCCGTATTGCCGTGGTTAAACGCCTTGCTGGATGGATACTTTTTATCCCCGCGCTGCTTTCAACCTTCGTCTCGCTGGCTAACTATCTTTACGCCTACACCCAGAAAAAACAGGGCATTGATGCTGTTCTTCTGGATTTTCTGCATCTGATGGTCGACATGGTGCGCTTTAATACGCCTTTCCTGAACGTTTTTTGGTACAACTCACCCGTACCGGATTTTACGCGTTTTTTCAGTGCGGCGACGCTGATGTTTTGGCTGATCTACATCCTGATTTTTATTGGCCTCGCGTTGCAGGTTTCGGGTGCCCGGATGTCTCGTCAGGCGAAAGTAATTAAGGAAGGTATTGAAGATCAAGTCATTCTGGAAAAGATGAAAGGTGAGGGCGGGAGCACGCGTGAGACGCTGGAATCGCGTGTCATTGTCCCGGCACATACGATCTTTGTGCAATTCTTTCCGCTGTATATTCTGCCGGTAATTATCGCGGGTATTGGCTACCTGGTGTTGCACTTATTAGGGCTACCAGTCTGAGTGACGGTCTGGCGCAGAGGTTGCGCCAGACGCTGAAACATCTTTCTTACCTGAAATAAAACGCCTCGCATTAGACCAAAAACTGCTGCTCGATCAGTTGGTGCGCCTCAACAATATGCTTGCCACCGAAAAGATTGGCGCGGTTAAGCAGATAGTAAATCTGATAAATAGGTTGGCGATCGATAAAGCCTTTATCCAGCGGCCATACACTCTGATAGCCATCATAAATCTGTGCGGGTAGGGCCGGATAGCGAGGCAGCATGGCTAAATCGCATTCTCTGTCCCCCCAATAGCAGGCCGGGTCGAACAAATAACTGCCATCCTGACTATTTGCACAATTATCTGGCCACAGGTCACCGTGTAAGAGTGACGGTTGCGGCTGATGCCCGGCGAGACGTTCCTCAACGCGCGCGATCAGCGTTTCAATATGGCCAAAGTGCATCCCTTTTTCCGCCGCTAGCTGTAGCTGCCACCCAATACGCTGTTCGGCAAAAAAGGTCGCCCAACGCCGCTGCCAGCTATTGGGTTGTGGCGTTGTCGAGAGGTCGTTATCAAAATCCAACCCAAATTGTGGCTGATCGCTCCACTGGTGTAGGCGTGCGAGTTGTTCGCCCAGACACCACGCGCTGTGGGCATCCAACGGTTTGACGGGCAAGTATTGGAGAAGCAGGAAACTGTGATCGCGTGAACTGCCGACACCATAGACCTTAGGTACTCGTACTGTATTACTGCGGCTCAGTAAGTGAAGCTGATCGGCTTCAGCAGTGAACTTGGCTAGCATTTCACGGCGATCGCATTTTACGAAGATGTCATGCTCGCCGTAGCGGATGTACCAGGCCGGATGTATTTCACCGCCGGACAATTCGCGGTGTTCCTGAATGTCCGCAGTACCGTGATGCTCTTCCAAAAGTCGGCTGATAGCTTGCCA contains these protein-coding regions:
- a CDS encoding fructosamine kinase family protein; this encodes MWQAISRLLEEHHGTADIQEHRELSGGEIHPAWYIRYGEHDIFVKCDRREMLAKFTAEADQLHLLSRSNTVRVPKVYGVGSSRDHSFLLLQYLPVKPLDAHSAWCLGEQLARLHQWSDQPQFGLDFDNDLSTTPQPNSWQRRWATFFAEQRIGWQLQLAAEKGMHFGHIETLIARVEERLAGHQPQPSLLHGDLWPDNCANSQDGSYLFDPACYWGDRECDLAMLPRYPALPAQIYDGYQSVWPLDKGFIDRQPIYQIYYLLNRANLFGGKHIVEAHQLIEQQFLV
- a CDS encoding YniB family protein; its protein translation is MTYQQAGRIAVVKRLAGWILFIPALLSTFVSLANYLYAYTQKKQGIDAVLLDFLHLMVDMVRFNTPFLNVFWYNSPVPDFTRFFSAATLMFWLIYILIFIGLALQVSGARMSRQAKVIKEGIEDQVILEKMKGEGGSTRETLESRVIVPAHTIFVQFFPLYILPVIIAGIGYLVLHLLGLPV
- the hxpB gene encoding hexitol phosphatase HxpB; protein product: MSFDSSIRAAIFDMDGLLIDSEPLWDKAELEVIASLGVDISLRESMQDTLGLRIDMVVELWYQRSPWVAPARDEVVHRIIDRAIELVAKQRPLLPGVEYALQLCREQNLKIGLASASPLHMQQQVLRMFKLDRYFDVLMSAETLPYSKPHPEVYLNAANGLGVSPAQCVTLEDSVNGMIATKAARMRSIVIPQTEFRADARWALADYKLDSLNQLTAEHLV